A part of Gemmatimonas groenlandica genomic DNA contains:
- the hutU gene encoding urocanate hydratase, producing MNGTATLSPTASSTSGPREVRAPRGSTMQCRGWEQEAALRMLMNNLDPDVAERPDDLVVYGGTGRAARSWEAFDAIVRTLRTMANDETLLVQSGKPVAVFRTHEDAPRVLIANGNLVGRWANWDEFRRLERAGLTMYGQMTAGSWIYIGSQGIVQGTYETFGAVATRHFGGTLEGRLVVTAGLGGMGGAQPLAAAMHGAAILGVDVDASRIMKRIETRYCDRMTYSLDEALAWLGAAQAERRGLSVGLVGNAAEVLPELVRRGITPDVVTDQTSAHDMLVGYVPVGMSLAEAAVLRGSDPAGYIARSTASVVDHVRAMRTMQDRGAIAFDYGNNIRTVAFDAGIDDAFRIPGFVPEYVRPLFCEGKGPFRWVALSGDPADIARTDELVLELFPHDAQLRRWIELARERIAFQGLPARICWLGQGDRARFALALNDLVARGEVSAPIVIGRDHLDTGSVASPFRETEAMRDGSDAIADWAILNALLNVASGASWVSFHHGGGVGIGNSLHAGQVIVADGTDRMRRRLERVLTNDPGIGVARHADAGYDIAIATAAREHIRLPMLER from the coding sequence ATGAACGGAACTGCGACCCTCTCGCCGACGGCGTCATCCACGAGTGGTCCGCGCGAAGTCCGCGCGCCCCGCGGCAGTACGATGCAGTGCCGTGGATGGGAGCAGGAAGCGGCGCTTCGCATGCTGATGAACAATCTCGATCCCGACGTCGCCGAGCGGCCCGACGACCTCGTGGTGTACGGCGGCACCGGGCGGGCGGCGCGTTCGTGGGAGGCGTTCGACGCGATCGTGCGCACGCTGAGAACGATGGCCAACGACGAGACGCTCCTCGTGCAGAGCGGTAAGCCCGTGGCGGTGTTCCGTACTCACGAAGACGCACCGCGTGTGTTGATCGCCAATGGCAATCTGGTGGGCCGCTGGGCCAACTGGGATGAGTTCCGTCGGCTGGAGCGCGCTGGTCTCACGATGTACGGACAGATGACCGCCGGCTCGTGGATCTACATCGGCTCGCAAGGAATCGTTCAGGGCACCTACGAGACGTTCGGTGCCGTGGCCACGCGGCACTTCGGTGGCACGCTCGAAGGGCGTCTGGTCGTCACCGCGGGCCTTGGTGGCATGGGCGGTGCGCAGCCGCTCGCCGCCGCGATGCATGGTGCGGCGATTCTCGGTGTCGACGTCGATGCCTCGCGCATCATGAAGCGCATCGAAACGCGCTACTGCGATCGCATGACGTATTCGCTCGATGAAGCATTGGCCTGGCTTGGCGCGGCGCAGGCGGAACGTCGTGGTCTCTCCGTGGGATTGGTCGGCAATGCAGCCGAGGTGTTGCCGGAACTGGTCCGTCGTGGCATCACCCCCGACGTGGTCACCGATCAGACCAGTGCCCACGACATGTTGGTGGGCTACGTACCCGTTGGTATGTCGCTCGCCGAAGCGGCGGTGTTGCGCGGTTCGGATCCTGCCGGCTACATCGCGCGCTCCACGGCATCCGTCGTCGACCACGTGCGGGCGATGCGCACGATGCAGGACCGCGGCGCGATCGCGTTCGACTACGGCAACAACATTCGCACGGTGGCGTTCGACGCCGGTATCGACGATGCGTTTCGGATTCCCGGTTTCGTGCCGGAGTACGTGCGTCCGCTGTTTTGTGAAGGGAAAGGACCGTTTCGTTGGGTGGCGCTGTCCGGCGATCCCGCCGACATCGCGCGTACCGACGAACTGGTGCTCGAGCTCTTCCCGCATGATGCGCAGCTGCGTCGCTGGATCGAACTCGCCCGCGAGCGGATTGCGTTCCAAGGGTTGCCCGCACGGATCTGCTGGCTCGGACAAGGCGACCGCGCTCGGTTCGCACTCGCCCTGAACGATCTCGTGGCGCGGGGCGAGGTGTCGGCGCCGATCGTCATCGGACGCGATCATCTCGACACCGGCAGCGTCGCCTCACCGTTTCGCGAGACGGAGGCGATGCGCGACGGGAGTGATGCGATCGCCGACTGGGCCATCCTCAATGCGCTGCTCAACGTGGCCAGTGGCGCGTCGTGGGTCTCGTTCCATCACGGGGGCGGCGTTGGTATCGGAAACTCCCTGCATGCCGGCCAGGTGATCGTGGCCGACGGCACTGATCGCATGCGTCGGCGGCTCGAGCGCGTGCTCACGAATGATCCCGGCATCGGCGTGGCGCGTCATGCCGATGCGGGCTACGACATCGCGATCGCGACCGCGGCGCGCGAGCATATTCGTCTTCCCATGCTGGAACGCTGA
- a CDS encoding polyprenyl synthetase family protein — MTLSTRTPTALAAALRDIQAPVQDDLSKVSQELWRIVSADVPLVNEVQEHLMGMKGKLFRPTLLLLSSSVEHEPPARAITFAAIIELIHLATLVHDDAVDHSALRRGMPTVNSLFSHQVSVIMGDYLYLRALRELVALGDLEAMKAVTQASNEMTLGEIRQLAAYDALAFTERDYETLIRAKTGSLFRASCEVGALCGAPNHRESLARFGERLGMAFQVADDLLDYTEGQEMTGKPSGLDLKEHKVTLPLIAALREMPSSARQRVDALFAAAEPEDEAIAEVVAIVRAHGGLDYARRRADHFSREAEDALSDLPDCAARTALTDAIAYVVERRW; from the coding sequence ATGACGCTTTCCACGCGGACGCCGACGGCGTTGGCGGCGGCCCTGCGCGACATTCAGGCGCCCGTGCAGGACGACTTGTCCAAGGTGTCGCAGGAGTTGTGGCGCATTGTTTCCGCAGATGTGCCGCTTGTGAATGAAGTGCAGGAGCACCTCATGGGGATGAAGGGAAAACTCTTCCGCCCCACCTTGCTCCTGCTGTCCAGTAGTGTCGAACATGAGCCCCCCGCTCGCGCGATCACCTTCGCCGCGATCATCGAGCTCATTCACCTCGCGACGCTGGTGCACGACGACGCTGTTGATCATTCGGCACTGCGCCGCGGCATGCCCACGGTGAATTCGTTGTTCAGTCACCAGGTGTCGGTGATCATGGGCGACTATCTCTATCTGCGCGCGCTTCGTGAACTCGTCGCCTTGGGTGATCTCGAGGCAATGAAGGCGGTGACGCAGGCGTCGAACGAAATGACCCTCGGTGAGATTCGCCAGTTGGCCGCATACGACGCATTGGCATTCACCGAGCGGGATTATGAGACGCTGATCCGAGCCAAGACCGGATCTCTCTTCAGGGCCTCGTGCGAAGTCGGCGCGCTCTGTGGTGCGCCGAATCATCGCGAGTCGCTCGCGCGGTTCGGCGAACGCCTTGGAATGGCCTTCCAGGTTGCCGATGACCTGCTCGACTATACCGAAGGGCAGGAGATGACCGGGAAGCCGAGTGGGCTCGACTTGAAGGAACACAAAGTCACGCTTCCGTTGATCGCGGCGTTGCGCGAGATGCCGTCATCGGCGCGTCAGCGCGTGGATGCGCTTTTCGCGGCCGCCGAGCCGGAAGACGAAGCGATTGCCGAGGTCGTCGCGATTGTTCGCGCGCACGGCGGACTGGACTATGCCCGCCGCCGCGCCGACCACTTTTCGCGTGAGGCCGAGGATGCGCTGTCTGATTTGCCGGACTGCGCGGCCCGTACAGCGTTGACGGACGCCATTGCGTACGTCGTGGAGCGGCGCTGGTGA
- the hutH gene encoding histidine ammonia-lyase, translated as MLLLDGRSLQIADVMAVADGALAVGLAPEARARMQVTRDVVDRAVARAEPVYGINTGFGKLSEVTIAGDQLAALQRNLVRSHAAGVGDPLPEREVRAMMLLRANVLATAYAGARPVVVESLLAMLNAGVWPVVPEQGSVGASGDLAPLAHLALTLIGEGTARYQQHEGPSHELLALAGLSAVTLEAKEGLALINGTQAHTAVASLACAELTRLWHAAHVATAMSLEALLGTPDAFDARIQEARGQSGQMESAAMLRMLLEGSEIRESHRYGDPRVQDAYALRCVPQVHGPALDALRFARGVISRELNAATDNPLVLATGELLSGGNFHGQAVAMASDLLAIICANLAVISERRIDRLVHPDFNQGLPPFLAGSPGLESGQMMAQVTAAALASECKGLAHPASVDSIPTDGNKEDVVPMAMGAATKLRRSVRNLRHVIAIELIAAAEALEYRRPLRSSVAVERAHAIIRQHVARATGDRPPAPDITRLGEAVAAGALDAITEAFVV; from the coding sequence ATGCTGCTGCTCGACGGACGTTCGTTGCAGATCGCCGACGTGATGGCGGTGGCTGATGGCGCACTGGCCGTCGGATTGGCCCCGGAGGCGCGAGCGCGCATGCAGGTCACGCGCGATGTCGTCGACCGCGCCGTGGCGCGTGCCGAGCCCGTGTACGGCATCAATACGGGATTTGGCAAGCTGTCCGAGGTCACGATCGCCGGCGATCAGCTCGCGGCGCTGCAGCGCAATCTGGTGCGGAGTCACGCGGCCGGCGTGGGTGATCCGCTGCCGGAGCGTGAGGTGCGCGCGATGATGTTGCTGCGCGCAAACGTCCTCGCGACGGCGTACGCGGGCGCGCGTCCGGTGGTCGTGGAATCGTTGCTCGCGATGCTCAACGCGGGTGTGTGGCCCGTCGTACCGGAGCAGGGTAGTGTCGGCGCCAGCGGCGATCTCGCCCCACTCGCGCACTTGGCGCTCACACTCATTGGCGAGGGCACCGCGCGCTATCAGCAGCATGAAGGTCCGTCGCATGAGCTGCTGGCGCTGGCGGGTCTCTCGGCCGTCACGCTCGAGGCGAAGGAAGGCCTCGCCCTGATCAACGGTACGCAGGCCCACACCGCGGTTGCGTCGTTGGCGTGCGCCGAACTCACTCGGCTCTGGCATGCGGCGCACGTCGCGACGGCGATGAGCCTCGAGGCGTTGCTCGGCACACCTGACGCGTTCGACGCGCGCATTCAGGAAGCGCGCGGACAATCTGGCCAGATGGAATCGGCGGCGATGCTGCGCATGCTGCTGGAGGGCAGCGAGATTCGTGAGTCACATCGCTACGGTGATCCGCGCGTACAGGATGCATACGCGCTGCGTTGCGTCCCGCAGGTGCACGGACCCGCGCTCGACGCGCTGCGCTTCGCGCGTGGCGTCATCTCACGCGAACTCAATGCGGCCACCGACAATCCGTTGGTGCTGGCCACTGGCGAGTTGCTGAGCGGTGGCAACTTTCACGGGCAGGCCGTTGCCATGGCCAGTGACCTGCTCGCGATCATCTGCGCGAATCTCGCCGTGATCAGCGAACGCCGTATCGATCGACTGGTGCACCCGGACTTCAATCAAGGGCTGCCACCGTTCCTGGCGGGATCGCCAGGACTGGAGTCGGGGCAGATGATGGCTCAGGTCACGGCCGCTGCGTTGGCCAGCGAATGCAAAGGTCTGGCGCATCCAGCCAGCGTCGACTCGATCCCAACCGACGGCAACAAGGAAGACGTGGTGCCGATGGCGATGGGCGCGGCCACCAAGCTGCGGCGCTCGGTGCGTAACCTCCGGCACGTGATCGCGATCGAACTGATCGCCGCCGCCGAAGCGCTGGAGTATCGTCGTCCGTTGCGCAGTAGTGTGGCCGTCGAGCGCGCGCACGCGATTATTCGACAGCACGTCGCGCGCGCTACCGGCGATCGGCCGCCGGCGCCTGACATCACGCGCTTGGGAGAGGCTGTGGCCGCCGGCGCACTTGACGCCATTACCGAGGCTTTCGTCGTATGA
- a CDS encoding tetratricopeptide repeat protein has translation MSNAAKHRKKAAEFEQLRQIDRAIASYVRAIEESELAGEDVDVALLNKVGDLALRQGRVPDAITYYERAVEHYANSGLFNNAIALCNKILRNAPGRANVYFTLGRICARKGLRGDATRNFLEYATRMQQEERVDEGMRALAEVADLMPELTEVRRLVDEHADRAGIVLPRRRTPSSASMALSDEGAPSTSRDKSQDLIFLEVDYGAPVSRRTPVRQTRMPTPPPLAIVPAFTVEAPIEAPVTSNVAAPDIAPEAETSVGPALEAFMIFDPTAPADAPVSPPRAAPTDEVHAELLPGLVETSVEEPVVERLAGLEAAGDFADFGATPLEGLTVDELESADAVVDPTVHARDVTWLQDAKGLAEVHEERGFEPTGEQVAIPDPHQQLDEVMAEDFAHAEDDPGVANVIHTETPLHSPTLEWFEVEEAPDLLVDAHEIEALEISAVPELDAAIAAGEQLVAEAEAQAQASVDDDPFELLDEEPIEVDEAPVLRIDEPAAVQRAPFRIDPHDFILPGELPPLLLGDDLVEAGLAAFDRDGSGTTSFVDADVDLVPGDTLAAAVAPATAGDVDVAGSADKALPPAKAGESGDDIDLSDEADVDDKMDRAPLEDGRPVMVTPSLPIAAVAAEATIVASSRRDALRAAVAKLPQDWLLRRRLAEALFEAGERDAGLAELEAAQQGLVAQGDLPAGADIADTLVQVAPERVAFHQKRVELSVRIQDQGRLRVAYLDLADALVRIGEENRARAVYARVLEIDPYDDRARAALGSAAPPPPPKPGSDANFVDLADWLRDDDAPASTRMRMREPAISGDEQADFDALLRHFKEGVARSLGEDDHESHYDLGVAYKEMGLLDDAIEEFQKALRSRSHRLPAYEALGQCFVEQGRHQVAATVLSRALHEPGLDDEQRVGVLYLLAYSCEALQRWDEARSYYQRVYATDIHFRDAAARLAALDQVAR, from the coding sequence ATGTCTAACGCCGCGAAGCACCGTAAGAAGGCGGCTGAGTTCGAGCAGCTGAGACAGATCGATCGCGCGATCGCCTCGTACGTGAGGGCGATCGAGGAGAGCGAGCTGGCAGGCGAAGACGTGGATGTCGCGCTCCTGAACAAGGTCGGCGACCTCGCACTGCGTCAGGGGCGTGTTCCGGACGCGATTACGTACTACGAGCGGGCCGTCGAGCACTACGCGAACTCCGGCCTGTTCAACAACGCCATCGCGCTCTGCAACAAGATCCTGCGCAACGCGCCGGGTCGCGCCAATGTGTACTTCACGCTGGGGCGCATCTGCGCGCGCAAGGGACTGCGCGGCGACGCCACGAGGAACTTCCTCGAGTACGCGACGCGCATGCAGCAGGAAGAGCGTGTGGACGAGGGCATGCGTGCGCTCGCTGAAGTCGCCGACCTCATGCCGGAGCTCACCGAGGTGCGTCGTCTGGTTGACGAGCATGCCGATCGGGCCGGCATTGTGCTTCCGCGGCGTCGTACACCGTCGAGCGCCTCGATGGCGCTTAGCGACGAGGGTGCGCCCTCGACGAGTAGGGACAAGTCGCAGGACCTGATCTTCCTCGAGGTGGACTACGGTGCGCCCGTCTCGCGTCGCACGCCGGTGCGGCAGACGCGGATGCCTACGCCGCCGCCGCTGGCGATCGTGCCCGCGTTCACGGTTGAAGCGCCGATCGAAGCACCCGTGACCTCGAACGTGGCGGCACCCGATATCGCGCCCGAGGCGGAGACGTCGGTTGGTCCGGCCCTCGAAGCCTTCATGATCTTCGACCCGACGGCCCCGGCCGACGCGCCGGTATCGCCGCCCCGTGCCGCGCCGACGGACGAAGTGCACGCGGAGTTGCTGCCCGGCCTCGTCGAGACATCGGTCGAGGAGCCGGTCGTGGAACGACTCGCCGGACTGGAGGCCGCCGGCGACTTCGCGGATTTTGGTGCCACGCCGCTCGAAGGGCTCACCGTCGACGAGCTGGAATCCGCTGACGCGGTGGTCGATCCCACAGTGCATGCGCGGGACGTCACCTGGCTGCAGGACGCGAAAGGGCTCGCCGAGGTGCACGAGGAGCGCGGATTCGAGCCCACGGGCGAACAAGTCGCGATCCCCGATCCGCATCAGCAGCTCGATGAAGTGATGGCCGAAGATTTTGCGCACGCCGAAGATGATCCGGGTGTGGCGAACGTCATCCACACCGAGACGCCGCTCCATTCACCGACGCTCGAGTGGTTTGAGGTCGAGGAGGCGCCGGATTTGCTGGTGGACGCGCACGAGATCGAGGCGCTCGAGATCTCGGCCGTGCCGGAGCTCGATGCGGCGATTGCCGCCGGTGAGCAACTGGTCGCCGAGGCGGAGGCACAGGCACAGGCTTCCGTCGACGACGACCCGTTCGAATTGTTGGATGAGGAACCGATCGAGGTCGACGAGGCACCTGTGCTCCGTATCGATGAGCCGGCGGCCGTGCAACGCGCGCCATTTCGGATCGATCCGCACGATTTTATCCTCCCCGGTGAGCTGCCACCGCTTTTGCTCGGGGATGATCTCGTCGAGGCGGGCCTTGCGGCGTTCGATCGAGACGGATCGGGGACCACCTCGTTCGTGGACGCCGACGTCGATCTCGTACCGGGCGACACGTTGGCTGCTGCCGTCGCACCGGCTACCGCCGGGGACGTCGATGTGGCTGGGAGTGCGGATAAGGCACTGCCACCCGCGAAGGCTGGCGAGTCGGGGGACGACATCGACCTGTCCGATGAGGCAGACGTCGACGACAAGATGGACCGGGCGCCCCTCGAAGACGGCCGGCCCGTCATGGTCACCCCGTCGCTGCCGATCGCCGCCGTGGCCGCGGAGGCGACGATCGTGGCATCGTCCCGACGCGATGCGCTGCGGGCGGCCGTGGCGAAGCTGCCTCAAGATTGGCTTCTCCGACGTCGCTTGGCGGAAGCGCTCTTCGAGGCGGGCGAGCGCGACGCTGGACTGGCCGAACTGGAAGCGGCCCAACAGGGTCTCGTGGCGCAGGGCGATCTGCCGGCCGGCGCAGATATCGCCGACACCCTCGTCCAGGTTGCGCCGGAGCGCGTCGCGTTCCACCAAAAGCGCGTCGAGTTGTCGGTCCGGATTCAGGATCAAGGGCGCCTTCGTGTCGCCTACCTCGATTTAGCCGATGCGCTCGTGCGGATCGGCGAGGAGAACCGGGCCCGTGCCGTCTATGCGCGCGTTCTCGAGATCGACCCGTATGATGACCGCGCCCGGGCTGCCCTCGGCAGCGCCGCACCGCCCCCGCCGCCCAAGCCGGGGAGCGATGCCAACTTTGTCGACCTCGCCGACTGGCTGCGCGACGACGACGCGCCCGCGTCGACCCGCATGCGGATGCGTGAGCCGGCGATCAGTGGTGATGAACAGGCCGATTTTGATGCCCTGCTCAGGCACTTCAAGGAGGGGGTCGCGCGTTCACTAGGTGAGGACGACCACGAGAGCCATTATGACCTCGGCGTCGCCTACAAGGAAATGGGGCTCCTCGACGATGCGATCGAGGAATTCCAGAAGGCGCTGCGAAGCCGGTCCCATCGTCTTCCCGCCTACGAAGCCTTGGGGCAATGTTTCGTGGAGCAGGGACGGCACCAAGTAGCGGCAACGGTACTGTCTCGGGCGCTCCACGAGCCGGGGTTGGATGACGAACAACGGGTGGGTGTCCTCTATCTTCTCGCATATTCGTGCGAAGCCCTGCAGCGCTGGGACGAGGCTCGTAGCTATTATCAGCGCGTGTATGCGACCGACATCCATTTCCGTGACGCTGCCGCCAGACTGGCGGCGCTCGACCAGGTAGCGCGATGA
- a CDS encoding Sec-independent protein translocase subunit TatA/TatB — translation MGLQNFGFMEIMIILVIVLLLFGAKRIPEIAGSFGKGINEFKRNLSDAQRQITEPAPRNDRVGGGTAEQTTAEEERPEPKRLLN, via the coding sequence ATGGGTTTACAGAATTTCGGTTTCATGGAGATCATGATCATCCTCGTGATCGTGCTACTCCTGTTCGGAGCCAAGCGCATTCCCGAGATCGCAGGATCGTTCGGCAAGGGTATCAACGAGTTCAAGCGAAATCTGAGTGATGCGCAGCGTCAGATCACCGAGCCGGCCCCGCGCAATGATCGCGTAGGCGGCGGGACCGCTGAGCAGACCACGGCCGAAGAAGAGCGCCCGGAGCCGAAGCGCTTGCTCAACTAA
- the hutI gene encoding imidazolonepropionase translates to MSDGTVTLFVNAAQTVTCAGPARARRDTEMQDAAVQAGVGVAVQGERIVAVDHDAALRGRYPDAVEIDCDRGVLAPGFVDSHTHTVFGRARYEEHELRATGVPYLEIARRGGGIHASVRDLRARSDDELYSVAVPRLRALAAGGVTTVEIKSGYGLTVHDELRSLRVIARLADAGPLNIVPTCLGAHEVPLEYRERPDGRAAWIDCLTNELYPAVAAERLARFADVFCEPGVFTVPETRRLLTAARSHGMDLKLHADELHDGGAAMLAAELGAVSADHLAAISPEGIAALAASSTVATLLPATMLFLGTGRQAPARAMIDAGIAIAVATDLNPGTSPLQSFPLVLTLAVSQLRLSAAEAWIAGTVNGAAALGLAGETGQLRQGFRADLAVHAADDFRALPYWFGERLCRVAWARGRACHLSA, encoded by the coding sequence ATGAGCGACGGTACCGTCACGCTGTTCGTGAATGCCGCGCAGACCGTCACCTGTGCTGGTCCGGCGCGCGCGCGACGCGATACCGAGATGCAGGATGCGGCGGTGCAGGCCGGCGTCGGTGTGGCGGTGCAGGGGGAACGTATCGTCGCGGTGGACCACGACGCGGCGCTGCGCGGTCGATATCCCGATGCGGTGGAGATCGACTGCGATCGAGGCGTACTGGCTCCTGGGTTCGTCGATTCGCACACACATACTGTGTTCGGCCGAGCCCGATACGAGGAGCATGAGCTTCGCGCCACCGGCGTGCCGTACCTGGAGATCGCCCGGCGGGGCGGCGGCATTCACGCCTCGGTCCGGGACCTGCGCGCGCGCAGCGACGACGAGCTGTACTCGGTCGCGGTGCCGAGACTTCGCGCGCTGGCCGCGGGCGGCGTGACCACGGTGGAGATCAAGTCCGGCTACGGGCTCACCGTACACGACGAACTACGGTCCCTGCGGGTGATCGCTCGACTGGCCGACGCCGGTCCGCTCAACATTGTCCCGACCTGCCTCGGCGCGCACGAAGTGCCGCTCGAGTATCGCGAGCGCCCCGACGGGCGTGCGGCGTGGATCGACTGTCTCACCAACGAACTCTATCCTGCGGTCGCGGCTGAGCGGTTGGCGCGTTTCGCTGACGTATTCTGCGAACCGGGCGTGTTCACCGTGCCGGAGACCCGGCGGCTGCTTACGGCGGCCCGCAGTCACGGCATGGATCTGAAGCTCCACGCCGATGAACTGCATGACGGCGGGGCGGCGATGCTGGCCGCAGAGCTGGGGGCGGTCAGTGCCGATCATCTCGCCGCCATCTCGCCCGAGGGGATAGCCGCGCTCGCCGCGTCGTCCACCGTGGCGACCCTGCTGCCAGCGACGATGCTTTTTCTTGGGACAGGGCGTCAGGCCCCGGCTCGTGCGATGATCGACGCTGGGATCGCGATCGCCGTCGCGACGGACTTGAACCCCGGAACGTCGCCGCTGCAGTCGTTTCCCTTGGTGCTCACGCTCGCGGTCAGTCAGCTTCGCCTCTCGGCAGCCGAGGCCTGGATCGCCGGTACCGTCAACGGGGCGGCGGCACTGGGGCTGGCCGGCGAAACCGGCCAACTGCGGCAGGGCTTTCGTGCCGATCTCGCGGTGCACGCCGCTGACGATTTCCGGGCGTTGCCTTACTGGTTTGGCGAGCGTCTGTGTCGAGTGGCTTGGGCTCGCGGGCGTGCTTGTCACCTGTCCGCGTGA
- a CDS encoding radical SAM protein has protein sequence MLSSRYRPWHVPIFLGKYAWLRARNRPVLLNFEVTMRCNAKCGFCDYWKTPAEAKHSEMSDFAEIARRFSPMLVTFTGGEPTLRKDLEEIVASVRKAVRYTYVQMITHGAMLSLDRAKSLWDAGVDQFNISLDYLDERHDIARGIPGLSAKILDLVPRMKDAGIGSVRFNTVIKNDNLDQIMPIVERAAALGGGVNFSLYTDFKNGNGDYLLGDTQQRELENVVRQLLAYKQRKRGVITNSDYYLEQIPRYVRGEMTEPCRSGSTTIHIDPQGLVRRCPDFKPDGRWQDYKGYEPINCNACFYACRGEAQAPLRLMSRVRDVMA, from the coding sequence ATGTTGTCGAGTCGATATCGTCCGTGGCACGTGCCGATCTTCCTCGGCAAGTACGCGTGGCTGCGCGCGCGAAACCGGCCGGTGCTGTTGAACTTCGAAGTCACGATGCGCTGCAATGCGAAGTGCGGATTCTGTGACTATTGGAAGACGCCCGCCGAGGCGAAACACAGCGAAATGAGCGACTTCGCCGAGATCGCGCGCCGCTTCTCGCCGATGCTCGTCACGTTCACCGGTGGTGAGCCGACGTTGCGCAAGGACCTCGAGGAGATCGTCGCGTCGGTTCGGAAGGCCGTTCGATACACCTACGTGCAGATGATTACGCACGGAGCCATGCTGTCACTCGACCGCGCCAAGTCGTTGTGGGATGCCGGGGTCGATCAGTTCAACATTTCGCTCGACTACCTCGATGAGCGCCACGATATCGCGCGCGGCATCCCGGGACTGTCGGCGAAGATTCTCGATCTGGTGCCGCGCATGAAGGACGCGGGGATCGGCAGCGTGCGCTTCAACACGGTGATCAAGAATGACAATCTCGATCAGATCATGCCGATCGTGGAGCGCGCGGCCGCCCTTGGCGGCGGTGTGAACTTCTCACTGTACACCGATTTCAAGAACGGCAACGGTGACTATCTGCTTGGCGATACGCAACAGCGTGAGCTCGAGAACGTCGTGCGGCAGTTGCTCGCGTACAAGCAGCGCAAGCGCGGCGTCATCACGAATTCCGATTACTATCTCGAGCAGATACCGCGCTATGTGCGCGGCGAGATGACCGAGCCGTGTCGCAGTGGTTCGACGACGATTCACATCGACCCGCAAGGATTGGTGCGTCGCTGTCCCGACTTCAAGCCGGACGGACGCTGGCAGGACTACAAGGGGTACGAGCCGATCAACTGCAATGCGTGCTTCTACGCGTGCCGCGGCGAAGCGCAAGCGCCGCTGCGCTTGATGTCGCGCGTACGAGATGTCATGGCATGA
- a CDS encoding DUF4321 domain-containing protein, translating to MFHVLVLASGFVAGGLLTQVARRFLPAGAVKEFLTTGVTPAIGPLPIDLIILKFAVGPVALDVSLLSLLGVLIAYLIARSLF from the coding sequence GTGTTCCATGTCCTGGTGCTCGCCTCCGGGTTTGTGGCTGGTGGCCTGCTCACTCAAGTCGCGCGTCGATTCTTGCCGGCCGGGGCGGTGAAGGAGTTTCTGACGACCGGCGTTACGCCGGCGATCGGCCCTCTTCCCATCGACCTGATTATATTGAAGTTTGCTGTTGGACCTGTCGCCCTGGATGTCTCGCTCTTGAGCCTCCTGGGAGTATTGATCGCCTACCTGATCGCGCGGTCCCTCTTCTAG